A stretch of Vespa velutina chromosome 8, iVesVel2.1, whole genome shotgun sequence DNA encodes these proteins:
- the LOC124950865 gene encoding DNA-dependent metalloprotease dvc-1 isoform X4, producing MIHGYLFLTNNNRDRDGHGPEFCKHMHRINKEAGTNITIYHNFHDEVKLYQQHWWRCNGPCHKKAPYFGTVRRAMNRAPGPSDFWWIEHQQSCGGQFIKIKEPENFKTKNTKNNQKSKTISKNTYKENNLTDWLKNNNNNPFEQHKSDNISRSKISNPGNEKIKNIHKSNSPLNPKINNKSLDSNLKKLGNNTNNVHGWGVGGPNSSSTSKIVNNNHTPKYSCSGQIGGSKIGKSNLLDKFYIKSNNQQQTSLQQKTSSYDKANTKKSVIKSVQRKTNASQSDASNQEIRDPVNCPICHVSVSINIINEHIDSCLDNKDEKKSNDVKNHVNDQMDTSSMKDNIFTTPKRSNVMHASSTKRQKLDNLHKSEFTDCSVCHKSFKTTEIYNHLDICFPKQCVSNSSPNIIVIDSSSDSESSNSIFADSPCMKTNTQSNSRKTNSKHEIQKCLICNTIISSTMSLNDHLEECIGTMFNDESVLCIDINNDNLEEVHPTDPKKYPCPVCMELFTENIMNEHLDKCLKEK from the exons ATGATTCATGGTTATTTGTTCTTGACAAATAATAATCGCGATAGAGATGGACATGGACCAGAATTTTGCAAGCATATgcatagaataaataaagaggcGGGAACAAACATAACA atatatcataattttcacGATGAAGTTAAATTGTATCAACAACATTGGTGGAGATGCAATGGTCCTTGTCATAAGAAGGCTCCATATTTTGGAACTGTACGTAGAGCTATGAATCGTGCACCAGGCCCATCAGATTTTTGGTGGATAGAACATCAACAAAGTTGTGGTGGAcagtttataaaaatcaaggaaccagaaaattttaaaactaaaaatacaaagaataatcaaaaatcaaaaactatatcgaaaaatacttataaagaaaataatctaacCGATtggttgaaaaataataataataatccattcGAACAACATAAATCTGACAATATATCTAGatcaaaaatttctaatccaggaaatgaaaagatcaaaaatattcataaaagcAATAGTCCTCTTAatccaaaaataaataataaatcattagatAGCAATCTAAAGAAGCTAggtaataatacaaataatgttCATGGATGGGGTGTAGGAGGACCAAACAGTTCCTCTACTTCTAAAATagttaataacaatcataCTCCTAAATATTCTTGTTCTGGACAAATAGGAGGTTCTAAAATCGGTAAAAGCAATTTAttggataaattttatataaaaagtaataatcagCAACAAACATCATTACAACAAAAAACATCATCGTATGATAAAgctaatacaaaaaaaagtgTTATAAAATCtgtacaaagaaaaacaaatgcaAGTCAAAGTGATGCTTCGAACCAGGAGATTCGTGATCCTGTAAATTGTCCTATATGTCATGTTTctgtttctattaatattattaacgaacaTATAGATTCGTgtttagataataaagatgaaaaaaagtcGAACGATGTAAAAAATCATGTTAATGATCAAATGGATACTTCATCaatgaaagataatatctTTACTACTCCTAAACGAAGTAATGTAATGCATGCATCATCAACGAAACGACAAAAATTAGACAATTTACATAAATCTGAGTTCACAGATTGCTCAGTATGTCATAAGAGCTTTAAGACTACAGAAATTTATAACCATCTTGACATATGTTTTCCAAAACAATGTGTGTCAAATTCATCACctaatataatagttattgatAGTTCATCAGATTCTGAATCATCTAATAGTATATTTGCTGATAGTCCTTGTATGAAGACAAATACACAATCTAATTCTAGAAAAACTAACAGCAAACACGAAAttcaaaaatgtttaatttgcAACACGATTATTTCATCTACAATGTCATTGAATGATCATTTGGAAGAATGTATTGGAACAATGTTTAATGATGAATCTGTATTATGCATtgacattaataatgataatctaGAAGAAGTTCATCCAACAGATCCCAAGAAGTATCCTTGTCCTGTGTGCATGGAATTATTTACAGAAAATATCATGAATGAACATTTGGATAAATgccttaaagaaaaataa
- the LOC124950865 gene encoding DNA-dependent metalloprotease dvc-1 isoform X2, with amino-acid sequence MNSKRNRDLELALNLHDELNIVGVTENAIIPKDKNKHYKPKTLIDQTLEIIDPTPNIYTLFMQFNSRFFWNVLLSVQVKWSNRMTSVPLLKLRPRKDLVETLLHEMIHGYLFLTNNNRDRDGHGPEFCKHMHRINKEAGTNITIYHNFHDEVKLYQQHWWRCNGPCHKKAPYFGTVRRAMNRAPGPSDFWWIEHQQSCGGQFIKIKEPENFKTKNTKNNQKSKTISKNTYKENNLTDWLKNNNNNPFEQHKSDNISRSKISNPGNEKIKNIHKSNSPLNPKINNKSLDSNLKKLGNNTNNVHGWGVGGPNSSSTSKIVNNNHTPKYSCSGQIGGSKIGKSNLLDKFYIKSNNQQQTSLQQKTSSYDKANTKKSVIKSVQRKTNASQSDASNQEIRDPVNCPICHVSVSINIINEHIDSCLDNKDEKKSNDVKNHVNDQMDTSSMKDNIFTTPKRSNVMHASSTKRQKLDNLHKSEFTDCSVCHKSFKTTEIYNHLDICFPKQCVSNSSPNIIVIDSSSDSESSNSIFADSPCMKTNTQSNSRKTNSKHEIQKCLICNTIISSTMSLNDHLEECIGTMFNDESVLCIDINNDNLEEVHPTDPKKYPCPVCMELFTENIMNEHLDKCLKEK; translated from the exons ATGAATTCAAAAAGGAATCGTGATTTAGAATTAGCATTAAATTTACATGACGAACTTAATATTGTTGGTGTAACAGAAAATGCAATTATTCCGAAAGAc aaaaataaacattacaAACCAAAAACGTTAATCGATCAAACATTGGAAATAATAGATCCAACTcctaatatttatacattatttatgcAATTCAATTCACGTTTTTTCTGGAATGTTTTATTATCTGTTCAGGTTAAATGGAGCAATAGAATGACAAG CGTTCCATTACTTAAACTGAGGCCAAGAAAAGATCTTGTCGAGACATTGCTG cATGAAATGATTCATGGTTATTTGTTCTTGACAAATAATAATCGCGATAGAGATGGACATGGACCAGAATTTTGCAAGCATATgcatagaataaataaagaggcGGGAACAAACATAACA atatatcataattttcacGATGAAGTTAAATTGTATCAACAACATTGGTGGAGATGCAATGGTCCTTGTCATAAGAAGGCTCCATATTTTGGAACTGTACGTAGAGCTATGAATCGTGCACCAGGCCCATCAGATTTTTGGTGGATAGAACATCAACAAAGTTGTGGTGGAcagtttataaaaatcaaggaaccagaaaattttaaaactaaaaatacaaagaataatcaaaaatcaaaaactatatcgaaaaatacttataaagaaaataatctaacCGATtggttgaaaaataataataataatccattcGAACAACATAAATCTGACAATATATCTAGatcaaaaatttctaatccaggaaatgaaaagatcaaaaatattcataaaagcAATAGTCCTCTTAatccaaaaataaataataaatcattagatAGCAATCTAAAGAAGCTAggtaataatacaaataatgttCATGGATGGGGTGTAGGAGGACCAAACAGTTCCTCTACTTCTAAAATagttaataacaatcataCTCCTAAATATTCTTGTTCTGGACAAATAGGAGGTTCTAAAATCGGTAAAAGCAATTTAttggataaattttatataaaaagtaataatcagCAACAAACATCATTACAACAAAAAACATCATCGTATGATAAAgctaatacaaaaaaaagtgTTATAAAATCtgtacaaagaaaaacaaatgcaAGTCAAAGTGATGCTTCGAACCAGGAGATTCGTGATCCTGTAAATTGTCCTATATGTCATGTTTctgtttctattaatattattaacgaacaTATAGATTCGTgtttagataataaagatgaaaaaaagtcGAACGATGTAAAAAATCATGTTAATGATCAAATGGATACTTCATCaatgaaagataatatctTTACTACTCCTAAACGAAGTAATGTAATGCATGCATCATCAACGAAACGACAAAAATTAGACAATTTACATAAATCTGAGTTCACAGATTGCTCAGTATGTCATAAGAGCTTTAAGACTACAGAAATTTATAACCATCTTGACATATGTTTTCCAAAACAATGTGTGTCAAATTCATCACctaatataatagttattgatAGTTCATCAGATTCTGAATCATCTAATAGTATATTTGCTGATAGTCCTTGTATGAAGACAAATACACAATCTAATTCTAGAAAAACTAACAGCAAACACGAAAttcaaaaatgtttaatttgcAACACGATTATTTCATCTACAATGTCATTGAATGATCATTTGGAAGAATGTATTGGAACAATGTTTAATGATGAATCTGTATTATGCATtgacattaataatgataatctaGAAGAAGTTCATCCAACAGATCCCAAGAAGTATCCTTGTCCTGTGTGCATGGAATTATTTACAGAAAATATCATGAATGAACATTTGGATAAATgccttaaagaaaaataa
- the LOC124950865 gene encoding DNA-dependent metalloprotease dvc-1 isoform X3, translated as MQLFRKTCAGVCTYHPRNKECIISLSVPLLKLRPRKDLVETLLHEMIHGYLFLTNNNRDRDGHGPEFCKHMHRINKEAGTNITIYHNFHDEVKLYQQHWWRCNGPCHKKAPYFGTVRRAMNRAPGPSDFWWIEHQQSCGGQFIKIKEPENFKTKNTKNNQKSKTISKNTYKENNLTDWLKNNNNNPFEQHKSDNISRSKISNPGNEKIKNIHKSNSPLNPKINNKSLDSNLKKLGNNTNNVHGWGVGGPNSSSTSKIVNNNHTPKYSCSGQIGGSKIGKSNLLDKFYIKSNNQQQTSLQQKTSSYDKANTKKSVIKSVQRKTNASQSDASNQEIRDPVNCPICHVSVSINIINEHIDSCLDNKDEKKSNDVKNHVNDQMDTSSMKDNIFTTPKRSNVMHASSTKRQKLDNLHKSEFTDCSVCHKSFKTTEIYNHLDICFPKQCVSNSSPNIIVIDSSSDSESSNSIFADSPCMKTNTQSNSRKTNSKHEIQKCLICNTIISSTMSLNDHLEECIGTMFNDESVLCIDINNDNLEEVHPTDPKKYPCPVCMELFTENIMNEHLDKCLKEK; from the exons ATGCAATTATTCCGAAAGAc TTGTGCAGGAGTATGTACTTATCAtccaagaaataaagaatgtatAATTTCTCTTAGCGTTCCATTACTTAAACTGAGGCCAAGAAAAGATCTTGTCGAGACATTGCTG cATGAAATGATTCATGGTTATTTGTTCTTGACAAATAATAATCGCGATAGAGATGGACATGGACCAGAATTTTGCAAGCATATgcatagaataaataaagaggcGGGAACAAACATAACA atatatcataattttcacGATGAAGTTAAATTGTATCAACAACATTGGTGGAGATGCAATGGTCCTTGTCATAAGAAGGCTCCATATTTTGGAACTGTACGTAGAGCTATGAATCGTGCACCAGGCCCATCAGATTTTTGGTGGATAGAACATCAACAAAGTTGTGGTGGAcagtttataaaaatcaaggaaccagaaaattttaaaactaaaaatacaaagaataatcaaaaatcaaaaactatatcgaaaaatacttataaagaaaataatctaacCGATtggttgaaaaataataataataatccattcGAACAACATAAATCTGACAATATATCTAGatcaaaaatttctaatccaggaaatgaaaagatcaaaaatattcataaaagcAATAGTCCTCTTAatccaaaaataaataataaatcattagatAGCAATCTAAAGAAGCTAggtaataatacaaataatgttCATGGATGGGGTGTAGGAGGACCAAACAGTTCCTCTACTTCTAAAATagttaataacaatcataCTCCTAAATATTCTTGTTCTGGACAAATAGGAGGTTCTAAAATCGGTAAAAGCAATTTAttggataaattttatataaaaagtaataatcagCAACAAACATCATTACAACAAAAAACATCATCGTATGATAAAgctaatacaaaaaaaagtgTTATAAAATCtgtacaaagaaaaacaaatgcaAGTCAAAGTGATGCTTCGAACCAGGAGATTCGTGATCCTGTAAATTGTCCTATATGTCATGTTTctgtttctattaatattattaacgaacaTATAGATTCGTgtttagataataaagatgaaaaaaagtcGAACGATGTAAAAAATCATGTTAATGATCAAATGGATACTTCATCaatgaaagataatatctTTACTACTCCTAAACGAAGTAATGTAATGCATGCATCATCAACGAAACGACAAAAATTAGACAATTTACATAAATCTGAGTTCACAGATTGCTCAGTATGTCATAAGAGCTTTAAGACTACAGAAATTTATAACCATCTTGACATATGTTTTCCAAAACAATGTGTGTCAAATTCATCACctaatataatagttattgatAGTTCATCAGATTCTGAATCATCTAATAGTATATTTGCTGATAGTCCTTGTATGAAGACAAATACACAATCTAATTCTAGAAAAACTAACAGCAAACACGAAAttcaaaaatgtttaatttgcAACACGATTATTTCATCTACAATGTCATTGAATGATCATTTGGAAGAATGTATTGGAACAATGTTTAATGATGAATCTGTATTATGCATtgacattaataatgataatctaGAAGAAGTTCATCCAACAGATCCCAAGAAGTATCCTTGTCCTGTGTGCATGGAATTATTTACAGAAAATATCATGAATGAACATTTGGATAAATgccttaaagaaaaataa
- the LOC124950865 gene encoding DNA-dependent metalloprotease dvc-1 isoform X1, with the protein MNSKRNRDLELALNLHDELNIVGVTENAIIPKDKNKHYKPKTLIDQTLEIIDPTPNIYTLFMQFNSRFFWNVLLSVQVKWSNRMTSCAGVCTYHPRNKECIISLSVPLLKLRPRKDLVETLLHEMIHGYLFLTNNNRDRDGHGPEFCKHMHRINKEAGTNITIYHNFHDEVKLYQQHWWRCNGPCHKKAPYFGTVRRAMNRAPGPSDFWWIEHQQSCGGQFIKIKEPENFKTKNTKNNQKSKTISKNTYKENNLTDWLKNNNNNPFEQHKSDNISRSKISNPGNEKIKNIHKSNSPLNPKINNKSLDSNLKKLGNNTNNVHGWGVGGPNSSSTSKIVNNNHTPKYSCSGQIGGSKIGKSNLLDKFYIKSNNQQQTSLQQKTSSYDKANTKKSVIKSVQRKTNASQSDASNQEIRDPVNCPICHVSVSINIINEHIDSCLDNKDEKKSNDVKNHVNDQMDTSSMKDNIFTTPKRSNVMHASSTKRQKLDNLHKSEFTDCSVCHKSFKTTEIYNHLDICFPKQCVSNSSPNIIVIDSSSDSESSNSIFADSPCMKTNTQSNSRKTNSKHEIQKCLICNTIISSTMSLNDHLEECIGTMFNDESVLCIDINNDNLEEVHPTDPKKYPCPVCMELFTENIMNEHLDKCLKEK; encoded by the exons ATGAATTCAAAAAGGAATCGTGATTTAGAATTAGCATTAAATTTACATGACGAACTTAATATTGTTGGTGTAACAGAAAATGCAATTATTCCGAAAGAc aaaaataaacattacaAACCAAAAACGTTAATCGATCAAACATTGGAAATAATAGATCCAACTcctaatatttatacattatttatgcAATTCAATTCACGTTTTTTCTGGAATGTTTTATTATCTGTTCAGGTTAAATGGAGCAATAGAATGACAAG TTGTGCAGGAGTATGTACTTATCAtccaagaaataaagaatgtatAATTTCTCTTAGCGTTCCATTACTTAAACTGAGGCCAAGAAAAGATCTTGTCGAGACATTGCTG cATGAAATGATTCATGGTTATTTGTTCTTGACAAATAATAATCGCGATAGAGATGGACATGGACCAGAATTTTGCAAGCATATgcatagaataaataaagaggcGGGAACAAACATAACA atatatcataattttcacGATGAAGTTAAATTGTATCAACAACATTGGTGGAGATGCAATGGTCCTTGTCATAAGAAGGCTCCATATTTTGGAACTGTACGTAGAGCTATGAATCGTGCACCAGGCCCATCAGATTTTTGGTGGATAGAACATCAACAAAGTTGTGGTGGAcagtttataaaaatcaaggaaccagaaaattttaaaactaaaaatacaaagaataatcaaaaatcaaaaactatatcgaaaaatacttataaagaaaataatctaacCGATtggttgaaaaataataataataatccattcGAACAACATAAATCTGACAATATATCTAGatcaaaaatttctaatccaggaaatgaaaagatcaaaaatattcataaaagcAATAGTCCTCTTAatccaaaaataaataataaatcattagatAGCAATCTAAAGAAGCTAggtaataatacaaataatgttCATGGATGGGGTGTAGGAGGACCAAACAGTTCCTCTACTTCTAAAATagttaataacaatcataCTCCTAAATATTCTTGTTCTGGACAAATAGGAGGTTCTAAAATCGGTAAAAGCAATTTAttggataaattttatataaaaagtaataatcagCAACAAACATCATTACAACAAAAAACATCATCGTATGATAAAgctaatacaaaaaaaagtgTTATAAAATCtgtacaaagaaaaacaaatgcaAGTCAAAGTGATGCTTCGAACCAGGAGATTCGTGATCCTGTAAATTGTCCTATATGTCATGTTTctgtttctattaatattattaacgaacaTATAGATTCGTgtttagataataaagatgaaaaaaagtcGAACGATGTAAAAAATCATGTTAATGATCAAATGGATACTTCATCaatgaaagataatatctTTACTACTCCTAAACGAAGTAATGTAATGCATGCATCATCAACGAAACGACAAAAATTAGACAATTTACATAAATCTGAGTTCACAGATTGCTCAGTATGTCATAAGAGCTTTAAGACTACAGAAATTTATAACCATCTTGACATATGTTTTCCAAAACAATGTGTGTCAAATTCATCACctaatataatagttattgatAGTTCATCAGATTCTGAATCATCTAATAGTATATTTGCTGATAGTCCTTGTATGAAGACAAATACACAATCTAATTCTAGAAAAACTAACAGCAAACACGAAAttcaaaaatgtttaatttgcAACACGATTATTTCATCTACAATGTCATTGAATGATCATTTGGAAGAATGTATTGGAACAATGTTTAATGATGAATCTGTATTATGCATtgacattaataatgataatctaGAAGAAGTTCATCCAACAGATCCCAAGAAGTATCCTTGTCCTGTGTGCATGGAATTATTTACAGAAAATATCATGAATGAACATTTGGATAAATgccttaaagaaaaataa